A genome region from Paludibacterium sp. B53371 includes the following:
- a CDS encoding flagellar hook-length control protein FliK — protein MIPSLPPNLVNPLTSGPGAGTEAVSPLRLLNEGDRALIDATVLPGRLPNLVIGEQVTARIAEQLSNNQVAVLIKNALFTLTLPNGMQPKGDTLTLRVANLKPNLTFSLQGEGQEGEAKDSSVQVDLSPASRYLTRLLSSANQQDAAGPGAGGAGGAKETEQGNAASAAARAAGDAALLKDYATTSSGSNPLLSLKPGQAGGTVALDAQQQQPAQVADHLKQGVEKSGLFYESHLKAWDQGKLPLSQLQQEPQAKLGQALQDPQLAHDKALPELGNLVQRQLNALESQQVPLQGFAWPGQPMQMLIQPEQKDDREGHGDSEETHAWSTHMSLNLPVLGGLSARVRLVGNAVQIAFVTEEASAGGLIQNHSQKLSDGLAAAGLDLATLSVKHEEANPEK, from the coding sequence GTTTGCTCAACGAGGGCGATCGTGCGCTGATCGACGCCACGGTTCTGCCAGGGCGCCTGCCCAATCTGGTGATCGGCGAGCAGGTCACGGCCCGGATTGCCGAACAGCTCAGCAATAATCAGGTTGCGGTGCTGATCAAGAATGCCCTGTTCACCCTGACCTTGCCCAATGGCATGCAGCCCAAGGGTGATACCCTGACGCTGCGGGTGGCCAACCTCAAGCCCAATCTGACCTTTTCCCTGCAGGGAGAGGGGCAGGAGGGCGAGGCCAAGGACAGTTCTGTCCAGGTGGATCTGAGTCCGGCTTCCCGTTACCTGACGCGTCTGCTTTCCTCCGCCAATCAGCAGGATGCGGCCGGTCCGGGCGCCGGCGGGGCCGGTGGTGCCAAAGAAACCGAGCAGGGCAATGCGGCCTCGGCCGCTGCCAGGGCGGCCGGCGATGCAGCGCTGCTGAAGGATTATGCCACGACCTCCTCCGGCTCAAATCCCTTGCTGAGTCTCAAGCCAGGGCAGGCCGGCGGGACCGTCGCACTGGACGCCCAGCAACAGCAGCCGGCACAGGTGGCCGATCACCTCAAGCAAGGGGTTGAGAAAAGCGGGTTGTTTTACGAGTCACATCTGAAGGCCTGGGATCAGGGCAAGTTGCCGCTGTCGCAACTGCAGCAGGAGCCTCAGGCCAAGCTGGGGCAGGCTCTGCAGGATCCGCAGCTGGCGCATGACAAGGCCTTGCCGGAACTGGGCAATCTGGTGCAGCGCCAGCTCAATGCCCTGGAAAGCCAGCAGGTCCCGTTGCAGGGATTTGCCTGGCCCGGTCAGCCGATGCAAATGTTGATTCAGCCCGAGCAGAAGGACGATCGCGAGGGGCATGGCGACAGCGAGGAGACGCATGCCTGGAGTACCCACATGTCGCTTAACTTGCCGGTGCTCGGAGGGCTGTCAGCCCGCGTCCGGCTGGTCGGCAATGCGGTGCAAATCGCTTTTGTTACCGAAGAGGCTTCAGCCGGCGGGCTGATCCAGAATCACAGCCAGAAATTGTCCGATGGCCTGGCGGCTGCCGGCCTCGATCTGGCCACCTTGTCAGTCAAGCATGAAGAAGCCAACCCAGAAAAATGA
- a CDS encoding EscU/YscU/HrcU family type III secretion system export apparatus switch protein gives MKKPTQKNDPLRRSALALSYQEGTPAPRVVAKGYGQTAERIIESARQAGVFVHDSPELVSLLMQVDLDQQIPPELYRAVAEVLAFVYYLEKQAEKQSFELNAWLPSVKQSILPSP, from the coding sequence ATGAAGAAGCCAACCCAGAAAAATGATCCCCTGCGCCGCTCGGCGCTCGCCCTGTCCTATCAGGAGGGTACCCCGGCCCCGCGCGTGGTCGCCAAAGGCTATGGCCAGACGGCGGAGCGTATCATCGAAAGTGCCCGGCAGGCCGGCGTCTTCGTGCATGACTCCCCCGAATTGGTGTCCCTGCTGATGCAGGTCGATCTTGATCAGCAGATTCCGCCCGAACTCTATCGGGCGGTTGCCGAGGTTCTGGCCTTCGTTTACTACCTGGAGAAGCAGGCAGAGAAGCAGTCTTTCGAGTTGAATGCCTGGTTACCCTCGGTCAAGCAATCCATTCTGCCTTCCCCCTGA
- a CDS encoding NAD(P)-dependent oxidoreductase has product MLKVGYVGLGIMGRPCALNLLRAGFEVQVWARHPERAQPVLDAGAIWRDSLPELAGAVDVLITNLSDTPDVEQVLLGAGGVIEGARTGLICVDMSTISPFGARRIASQLAERGIDFLDCPVSGGEVGAINGTLTVMVGGKEAALERVRPVLEAMGKTITRIGDAGAGQVAKACNQIAVGVGVTMVAELMKLATACGVDPVPVRQALMGGFAASRVLDVHGQRMIDDNYVPGFKANLHLKDMGIVLDCARELGISLPQSERVTAMIRQLVAQGDGELDSAAIARFILQGEDARHD; this is encoded by the coding sequence ATGTTGAAAGTCGGTTATGTCGGGCTCGGCATCATGGGGCGTCCTTGCGCGCTGAACTTGCTGCGTGCGGGCTTTGAAGTACAGGTCTGGGCCAGACATCCGGAGCGTGCCCAGCCGGTACTGGATGCAGGCGCCATCTGGCGCGACAGTCTGCCCGAGCTGGCCGGCGCGGTGGATGTGCTGATTACCAATCTGTCGGATACGCCTGATGTCGAGCAGGTGCTGCTGGGGGCCGGCGGGGTCATCGAAGGGGCCAGGACCGGTCTGATTTGTGTCGATATGAGTACCATCTCCCCCTTTGGTGCACGTCGCATTGCCAGCCAGCTGGCCGAGCGTGGCATCGATTTTCTCGATTGCCCGGTATCGGGCGGGGAGGTTGGTGCCATCAACGGTACCCTGACGGTCATGGTCGGCGGCAAAGAAGCCGCGCTGGAACGCGTGCGCCCGGTTCTGGAGGCCATGGGCAAGACGATTACCCGCATCGGCGACGCCGGTGCCGGTCAGGTGGCCAAGGCCTGCAACCAGATCGCCGTCGGCGTGGGGGTCACCATGGTGGCCGAACTGATGAAACTGGCCACGGCCTGCGGGGTGGATCCGGTGCCGGTACGCCAGGCGCTGATGGGGGGCTTTGCCGCCAGTCGTGTGCTGGATGTGCATGGCCAGCGCATGATTGATGACAACTACGTCCCGGGCTTCAAGGCGAACCTGCATCTCAAGGATATGGGGATCGTGCTGGACTGCGCTCGTGAACTGGGCATTTCCCTGCCGCAATCGGAACGCGTCACCGCCATGATTCGTCAGCTGGTGGCTCAGGGGGATGGTGAGCTTGACTCCGCAGCCATCGCCCGCTTCATCTTGCAAGGCGAAGACGCTCGTCATGACTGA
- a CDS encoding glycosyltransferase, translating to MTELPIPQEPHHLAQVLALTKFGQQCQQDFEAARREVCQAFGLAGDQTDDPIVYAMLLLNAQRLEEARQLLLEQALATPEKFPSIYALLACVFKYFNAGMTIDQLAGFAIEPMLQLYQANPASPTIQLGLLDMLLYLGLPDECSQVLAQSDAVMFAQEAAELAALRDRIAGQQDRCRLSVVMLTCRRPALLRHTLQILQQALQETDVEIIVGINDDLPETRAVLQQAGIEHTIESPGNIGWELYKQVFAEARGEFIIELDDDIAELPAGFDQQIIACLQQRADLGLVGHWPVGFVDAQDGRAIEPAPSYHVREEVAGLPFGIGPVAGVCAGMRRRDFLAINGFARASLGRMSGEEPQLIRKLALHGKYSGVIFDQGLRVYQDH from the coding sequence ATGACTGAACTGCCGATTCCGCAGGAACCGCATCATCTTGCCCAGGTGCTGGCACTGACGAAATTCGGTCAGCAGTGCCAGCAGGATTTCGAGGCCGCCCGGCGCGAAGTTTGCCAGGCGTTTGGCCTGGCCGGCGATCAGACCGATGATCCGATCGTCTACGCCATGCTGTTGCTCAATGCACAGCGCCTGGAGGAGGCGCGTCAGTTGCTGCTTGAGCAGGCGCTGGCGACACCGGAGAAATTCCCGTCGATCTATGCCTTGCTGGCCTGCGTTTTCAAGTATTTCAATGCCGGCATGACGATTGATCAGCTGGCCGGCTTTGCCATCGAGCCGATGCTGCAGCTCTATCAGGCCAATCCGGCCTCACCCACCATACAGCTCGGCCTGCTGGACATGTTGCTGTATCTGGGGCTGCCCGACGAGTGTAGTCAGGTACTGGCGCAGTCCGATGCGGTGATGTTTGCCCAGGAGGCGGCCGAGCTGGCGGCGCTGCGCGACAGGATTGCCGGGCAGCAGGATCGCTGTCGTCTGTCGGTCGTCATGCTGACCTGCCGCCGTCCGGCCTTGCTGCGTCACACCCTGCAGATCCTGCAGCAGGCGCTGCAGGAGACGGATGTCGAAATCATTGTCGGCATCAACGACGACCTGCCGGAGACGCGCGCCGTGCTGCAGCAGGCCGGTATCGAGCACACCATCGAGAGTCCGGGCAATATCGGCTGGGAGCTCTACAAGCAGGTCTTTGCCGAAGCGCGCGGCGAATTCATCATCGAGCTCGATGATGACATCGCCGAGCTCCCTGCCGGTTTTGACCAGCAGATCATCGCCTGCCTGCAACAACGCGCGGATCTGGGCCTGGTCGGCCACTGGCCCGTCGGCTTTGTTGACGCGCAGGATGGCCGGGCGATCGAACCGGCACCTTCCTACCATGTCCGTGAAGAAGTTGCCGGCTTGCCGTTTGGCATCGGCCCGGTCGCCGGGGTCTGCGCCGGCATGCGCCGGCGCGACTTCCTGGCCATCAACGGCTTTGCCCGTGCCAGTCTGGGCCGGATGTCGGGAGAAGAGCCGCAACTGATCCGCAAACTGGCACTGCACGGCAAGTATTCCGGGGTCATCTTCGATCAGGGCTTGCGGGTCTATCAGGACCACTGA